A segment of the Polyangiaceae bacterium genome:
GGCATTCTCCCCCGACGGGAGCCTCCTGGTGATGGGCGACGCTGCGGGGGTCCTCTACACCCTGGACGCTTCGCGCCTCGAGGCCCCGTCTCTGCTCGGCCGCGCACCCGTCGGGGCGGTGCAGAGCCTGGCTTTTTCCAGTGACCACCGCGAAATCTTGAGCCTGGGCAGCAAGGGCGCAGCGATCACAGATGTATCCGCGCGGAGTTCCCGACCGTTGCCCAGCCTGCCGGAGGACGCTTCCTGTGGTGCCTTCAGTCGTAGCGGCCGAGCGCTCGTCATCGGCACGAAATCCGGGGAGATCCTGCTGTTTGATCGCGACAGCAATCAACTCCAGCGCGTCAGCAGCGGGGCGCCGGGGATCTTCCAATGCGTGCGCGTGCCAAGCGAAGATCGTTTCCTGTTCGCTTCCACCGACGGCAGCACCTGGAGTGAGACGTTCGACTTACGTGCGATCTGGATGTTGCCCGATCCCGATGACCCGAAGCTCGGCGCGCCGGAGCCGTGGCGCGGCTTGACCCTGGCGCATCAGAACTAGTCACCAAATTCGACTGGCGCTCCCTCACCCCCAAGAAAAGCTCACGGGGACGTCGATCGCGGGCAGCAGGCTGAGGCGCACCGGACAGGTGTGCGCGGTGTGCTCGAGGTGCTTCCGTTGCTCGTCGTCGAGACCCTCTGCCACTTCCTTGGGGATCACGAGGCTCACGTCGAGGCGTGCGATGCGTCGGGGTGCGGAGGCGGTCATGTGCTTTTTCACATGGATAAGTGCGCCCTGGAGGTCATATCCACGGCTCCTCGCCTGGATCCCCATCACGGTGATCATGCAGGTGCCGAGGCCGGTCGCAACGAGATCCGTTGGCGAGAAGCTCTCGCCCTTGCCGTGGTTGTCCTTTGGTGCGTCGGTGTGAAAGATCGCGCCAGAGGGGCCGTGGGTGGCTTGGCAGTGAAGCTCACCCTCGTAATCGATGTTGATGTCGACCATGGGTTCACACTTGCCAGAGGCGGCGGCGTGGCGCGAGGGCGAAAGCGTTTGGCCGAGGCGCGTCACGAGGCTATGAGCCACGCTCATGGATATTCTGTTCGTGCGCCATGGTGAGAGCGAAGCCAACGCCCAGGGGATCATGCAGGGCAGCCTGGACTCGCCGCTCTCCGAGCGGGGGCGCGAGCAAGCGGCGGTACTCGGCGAGTGGCTGAAGGCGCGGGGGCTGGAATTCGAAGCGGCGTATTGCTCGCCACTTAGCCGTGCCAAGGAGACCGCCCACATCCTCTGTGAGCGGCTGTTGCGCGCGCCGCCTCAGGTGGAGGCGGATCTCGCGGAGATCTCTTCGGGAGATCTGCAAGGCCTCGATGCAGCGCAAATCGCCGAGCGCTTCCCGAGCTTCATGCAGCGCGACATCACGACTCTCGGCGACTTCGCAGAGTACGGCGGGGAGAGCTACGACGCCGTGCAACAGCGCGCCCGTCGCTACCTCGACGGCTTGGAGGCGGCACACCGTAACCCTGCGGAAACGCCAAAGGATCGGGAAGAGGTGCCTAACCCCCAGCGCATCCTGGTGGTGGCTCACGGCGGCATCATCTTTCAGCTGGTAAAGCAGCTGATCTGCCTACCCGTGCCCCAGGTGATGATTCTGCGCTACGGCAACTGCAGCAGCACCTTGATACGCATGCGCGAGCGCCGCGGCGTTTACATAGGGGAGGTGCGTTGGCACATGCCGCTCGAGTTGATCGGGGGCGAGACGCGGGATCCCTCGGTGCGGCTGTTCCGTTGAGACCCAAGTTGACAGCGCCCCCGAAGTGACTCATCCCCCTACTATGAGTTCGGGTTTGGGGGTGAGGCGCACTCGTTCACACTGGGGCTTGCCGCTCGGTGGCGTTCTACTGATCGCGCTGTCCGGCTGCGGGGAAGACGCTAGCTCGGCCGGGACCGGCGGGGCGGGGGCGAATGGCAGTGGCGGCGCAGCGGGCAGTGGCGGCGCAGGCGGCAGCAGCGGTGTCGGCGCTGCAGCGGGACAGGGAGGACAGGGCGGTTGCGTGCTCACCGGAGACGAACCGCAGGCAGCGCGCTGTGTGGCCAGCGTGCGTGGCACCGTGATTGACGAAGCCGGCGGGCTCATGGCTCATCAACAGGTGAGCTTTTGTGGTCCAGCTTGTTTCTATGGGGAAACGGATGACAGGGGCGCGTTCCTCATCGACGTGTCGGTGCCCTTGGTGGTGGCTGACTACTCCGCAACAGCACATGTGCGCCCTGCCGGAGCGAGCTTCTACTATACGGTGAAGGCCGTGGATGAGTCCGCGAGTAGCCTGATGCTCGACGCGGGTACCCTGAGAACCTTCAAGTTCGCTGGCGAAATGCCGGATTTGGTGGTGAAGAACGATTTGATGGGCGCCACTCCGCCCGCACAGCGGGTGAGTGCTCAGGGCGTCGAACTCACGGTTGAGGCTGGCGTGCAGGTCGAAATCGAGATCGACGAGGTCGCGTCTGGCAGCGACGGTCGCAAGTTCTACGTGAAGCCCTTCGACGCCGCCCAGATCGCGGAGCTGGCTCCATCGGAAGGCCTGTTTGCGCTGTACGCGATTGGACCCTTTGAGGCGCGGTTCTCCGAACCCGGTCCCCCCAAAGTGTCGCGTGAAGCTCGCCTGTCGTTCCCGAACTCCGCGGGGCTCGCGGCGGGCAGCGCGGTGGAGGTGCTGGCCCTCGGGAGCTACCTGTTCCCTGACTGGGTCTATCCAGGGACCTTCGCCGTGGTAGCCGAGGCGAGCGTGACCACGGATGGTCAGCGAATCGAGCTCCCCGTGGGCACTGGTCTTCCGTATCTGACCTGGTTTGGGTTACGCTCCAAATCGTGACTCGCGCCTGGCTTCCCATCTCCCTGCTCGTGCTGCTCGTCGGCTACGGGTGCGGTGGCGAAGAGGGCGGGGGGAGCACGCCATCTGCGGGCGGCTCCGCCGGTAGCTCTGCATCCGGTGGGATGGCGTCTGGCGGCAGCAGTGCATCCGGCGGCAGCAGTACATCCGGCGGCAGCAGTGCATCCGGCGGCAGCAGTGGCAGCCCTGCCGGCGGCTCCAGCGCCGGTGGAATGGCCAGTGGCGGCAGCTCCGTCGGCGGCGGCGGTGGGAATCCGGGGGATTGCTTCGACACCACGAGCCCTTATCCGGCAGGTCCGTACGGAAACGCCAAGGGCGACATCGTCGCCAATATGGACCTCGAGGGCTACGTGAACCTCGATGCGGACGCGATCAGCAACACTAAACCGTACGTGGATACGAGTTTGGAGGCTCTGAGACGGACCGGGCGGTGCTACGCCATGGTGCACGTCTCGGAGTTTTTCTGACCAGGCTGTCAGAACGCGGCCCGGGATCTGGCTGCGCAGGGGAAGACGGTGACGGATCAAGGAGGGCTCCTCGTAGAGCTCCTGAAGACCGGTACGCTCGATGACTGGATCACCACCTACGATGTCCCGGTGACCAGTGTGATCGCGAAGCCTGGAACCGACACCAGCACGACGCTGCTCGCGCGTCGCGAAACTGCGTTCGTGATCCGGCTCGAGACGATGGAAATCGTCGAGAAGATCGAAGGCAGCCTGGCCGGGATTGGCGACTCTTCGGCGAAGACCGGCATGCAGCTCTTGCAGTCTACGTACTTGAAATAGGCTGATAGCGCTGCGCGGGGCGCACGGATCGGAGTCGTTGTTTCGGCGGTCGCCGGCGAGCGGCGAGAAACGTCGCCACTTTCCTCTGCTCAGCGCTGCGGTATACGAAGGCCGCGATGAGCGGATCCACGACCAAGACTGCGCGCCTCGCGTTCCGCGCCGGTACGCTGGAGCTCACCGGGTTCAGCGATGAGGAGCGGGTGATCCGTCAGTGGGCGGAGTGGGACGAGCGCAGCGCCTGCTTCCGCGCGCCAGGGCATTGCTACGCGGAAATTGTGCTCGCGTTGCGAGATGCGCAGGTCGAGCTGGACGACCAAGCTCGAAAGTACAGCGTGCTCGAGCGTGGCGCGGTAGCGCGCCGCGAGCCGAGGCCGTATCAGCGCGAGGCGATTCAGGCCTGGAACAAGCAACTTGGACGGGGTGTCGTGGTGCTGCCGACCGGCGCCGGCAAGACTCAAGTGGCGCTGATGGCCATCGACCTGAAGAAGCGCAGTGCGCTGGTCGTCGCGCCCACGCTCGACCTGGTGCGCCAGTGGTACGATCAGCTGCGGCTAACCTTTGGCGTCGAAGTAGGAGTGATCGGGGGAGGGGACTACGAGATCCAGCCGCTCACTGTGACCACCTACGACTCAGCTTATATTCACATGGAAAATATCGGCGACCGCTTCGGGATGATCGTCTTCGATGAGTGCCATCACCTCCCGGGGGAAGCCTACGCGCTCTCGGCGCGACTGTGTCTGGCGCCGTTTCGCCTGGGGCTCACGGCGACTCCGGAGCGGGCGGACGGACGTGACGACCTCTACGATGAGCTCATCGGCCCCATCGCGTATCGCAAGGAGATCGGTGAACTCTCTGGCAACTACCTCGCGGACTACGACACCGTGCGCCTGGTGGTTGAGCTGTCTGAGGCCGAGCGAGCAGAGTACGAGGCCGAACGCGCAATCTACACCGGTTTCCTGCGTTCTCAGGGGATCCGTATGAGCACGCCGTCGGGTTGGTCGGACTTCATCATGCGCTCGGCTCGCAGCACGCCTGGGCGCCGCGCGATGGCGGCCTACCGACGCCAGCGCGAGCTGGCGTTCGCCGCTCCGGCAAAGCTGGAGCAGCTCGAGCGGCTCTTCCTGCGCCATCGCCAGGATCGCACCCTGATCTTCACTCAGGACAACGCGTCCGCCTATGAAATCTCTCGCCGCTTCTTGATTCCCGTGATCACGCACCAGACCAAGGTCAAGGAGCGTAGCGAAATTCTGCAGCGCTTTGCATCTGGGCAGTACGGTGGAGTTGTTACCTCGAAGGTGCTGAACGAAGGCGTCGATGTGCCCGATGCGAACGTCGCTGTCGTGATCAGTGGGAGTGGTTCCGTGCGGGAACACGTTCAGCGCCTGGGGCGCATCCTGCGACCAAAGGATGGCAAGCGAGCTGTGCTCTACGAGATTGTCTCCGCGGGGACGAGCGAGACGTTCACGAGCGAACGGCGCCGCGACCACGATGCGTATCGAGGGTCGTACTGATGCTGACTGCAGACCTGGTGCGAGCGACTCGCCGTGGGGGTGAGCTCAAGCTGAGCGGCTTGGGAGGAAAGGCGCGCGAACGCGCCTTGGAGATCGCGGAGGCGTTGCTCTCGGAGGCGTCGGCTCAGGTGGGGCGCACGCGGGACGAAGTGAAGGACGCGATGGGCCAGGTCTGGGTCGAGGGGCGAGAGAAGAAGCTCCTCGATGGACTTGGAAAGCTGGTGGACGACGCGTGCGACTTCGAGGTCGAGACAGAGCTCGAACCTGCTGAGCTGCGCGCCAAGCTCTTCAGCCTCGCCACGGAGCTGCGCCGAGAGCTGCCCGCGGGAACGAGCTTTGATCGCGCGGCGGTCTTGAGTCAGGTGGCCGCTGAGCTAGGCCACACCACTGACCGCCTCGAGGGGGCGCTGTTCGCTGACTTGAAGGGGGCTCACGTTCTGCGGCGACTGGAGGCACTGACTCCGATCGCGCTGCTCGAACGCTACGAGTTGGCGCAGCGTCAGGCCGTGCTCCTACGCGCGGTGCGCGTGCGAGCCCGCGTTCGCTGTCGGGCGCCCGCCGACTATCGGCGCCTGTTCCACGCGTTGAAGTTTCGTCGTTTGCTGTTTCGTCTGAAGCCCGCGGAGGAGGGCTACGTGATCGAACTCGAGGGGCCGTTTTCCATGTTCGAGTCGGTCACAAAGTATGGCCTCAATCTGGCGCTCGCCCTACCAGTGCTGGAGCAGGCGGAGGAACTCGAGCTCGAGGCGGATCTACGCTGGGGCAAGACTCGAGAACCACTGACCTTTCGTTATCAGCACCGGGCCGACACGCCGGCTTCATGGCCCGTCGAGGATGAGCTCGACACATTCGTAAAGAGCTTCAAGAAGCTCAAGTCCGGCTGGCAAGTCGCGCCGGCGGAGGTCCTCTTGGAGGCGCCAGGGCTGGGTGTCTTGGTGCCCGACCTGTGCTTCTCCCCCCCAACAGGCAGCGAACCCGTCTACTTCGAGCTGCTTGGCTTTTGGAGTCGAGACGCCGTGTGGAAACGAGTCGAACTTGCTCGGAGCGGTCTAGAGGCGAAGCTGCTGTTCGGGGTGAGCGAACGGCTGCGGGTCAGCCGAGAGGTCCTGGACGACTTGAACGACGCGGCGTTGTACGTGTTCAAGGGCACCCCCAATGCGAAGGCGGTGTTGAAGCAACTGGAAGAGTTCCTCTAGAAAACTAACGTTGCGTAAGTTCCGGTAGCGGCGCTTGTGGATGGCCTGGGGGCAACGTGAGGTCAGGTTGCGGGTAGTGAATTCTCGCAAGGAAATCCCGAACGATTCAGGACGTCTCTCTCGGCTGGGATGAGCTGGACCCGCCACGATAATCGGACGCTGCAACATACGTTGGCGTTAGTCCCAGCTTTTTAGCTCCTTTCCCGTCGCGTAGGACCTGGCGACCGCGTATATCCTCGGTTGTAGGCACCCCTCAGCCTATGCGGTTCAGGATTCGTCCAGCCCGCACTCAGCCCAACGTGTAACCGTGGGGAAACAAAACGTGACTTGCGTCCTAATCGTTGAAGACGAGCCGACCGTGCGTCGGGCGGTGGCGCGCGCGTTTCGAGCGAGCGGTTGGGATGTCACCCAGGCGGAGACACTCCGGAGCGCACGGGAGTCCGTCTCTCAGCGCGACATCCCTTTCGACTGCGTGGTGCTGGACTTGGAGCTGCCGGATGGCTCCGGTTTGCAGCTCGCTGAGGAGCTCCGCCAGTCGGATCTGGGGGTGCAGCTGGTCTTTTTCAGTGGCACCGACGATCCTGAGCTGTTGAGTGCCGCGTCCGGCATGGCGCTCAGCGTGCACAAGTCCGAGGGCATTCGCACTCTGGTGGAGCATGTGCTGGAGCTGATGCGCCCCCCAACGAGGAGTCAGGCGTTTCTCGTCGCGGCCAGTGAGCCCAAGCGTAGCTCAGGCACGTAAGTCGCTGCTCTCCGCCAGGGCGGTGGCTCGCCTCCAGCGCGTCTCAGAGGCGTCAAGCGCGCACGAGGCGTCGCTCTAGTTCCTCGAGGCAAAGCCCCGTCAGGCTTAGGCCGAGCCCAGCGCACCACAGCGTCACGTACCAGTTCATGCTCTCGTCCTCCCCCCGGATCCCCAATCATAGGGCAACCGGACCCAGAACGGTACGTCCGCACCGTTCGCACATTGTCGTTTGTCGCGCCTCGCGGCGCCGTCCGTTTGTCCGCGCCTCCCGGCGCGCTGTCGTTTGTCCGCGCCTCCCGGCGCGCTGTCCGTCTGTCCGCGCCTCCCAAGCGCGAGGTGGTGCCCGCACCGTCGCGCGCAGCCCTGATGGGACGCAGCGCCTGGCGCCCGGCTTCGATTCCCTGAGCGTCAAGGAAGCGAGCAGGTGTCCCCTACGGAGCAAGCAGGGCAGACGCTCACCGTCGATAGGATGCATCGACGGCTTCAAACGTTAGTCACAGGGGTCGATTTCTAACCCGGCCCTGGGCTTGGAGCGTATGTGCGCCCGTGTAGGCCGAGTCTCTGACGCAGTCTTCGGGCCAACGCTGCGGCTGAGGCACGCTGCGGCTGAGGCACGCTGCGGCTGAGGCACGCTGCGGCTGAGGCACGCTGCGGCTGAGGCACGCTGCGGCTGAGGCACGCTGCGGCTGAGGCACGCTGCGGCTGGCAAGCCGGATGCCCGCGCTAGCGGTGCCCAGGGACGGAATCGAACCGCCGACACGAGGATTTTCAATCCTCTGCTCTACCAACTGAGCTACCTGGGCCCGTGACCCGGGGGTCACTGGGGACGCGGTTCTTAGCTCACGATCCGCACACGCTGCAACCGGATAGCGAAGATTTTTGACTTCTGTGGGTGAATCGCTGTTTCCCGGCCAGCTGGGAGCCTCGCTGGGCACGTCGCCCGGGGTGGAGCCAAGTGGGGCTCGCGACGCTGTCCGGACTCGCGGTTGATGTCGGGAAGCTGAGCGCCCGCTCCTCTGGGAGAGAGCTCGAGGCTGTCGCGTAAAGCGCTTCCACGCGGACGCGTTCGATGCTCCTCGAAGGTGTGATCCAAAAGTCGCGGCAACTGTCGCAGCGCGAATACACCGCCCCCCGTTCGAGAGTCGCGTCATACGTGCGGACCCTTAACAAACTCCCGTTTCTTGGCGCACTTGCTGCCAAGCGAGTCAAGCCCGACTCATGGCATGAGCATTGCTCGAAGACGCGCGGGTGGTGATTGGCTCGTGCAGAGCCAGCTTGGCTTGCTTGGAGGTTCGAATGACCAGACTGGGGTCGGGAAAGCGGCTGCTGCTACACGCGGTGGCCTGGGTAGGCGTGGCTGCAGGCGTGCAGCTGGGTGTTCCGCGGGACGCCGCCGCGTGTGGTGGCACCTTCTGTGATAACCCAGGACCGATGCAGCCGCCGATGCCGGTGGATCAGACCGGCGAAAACGTCGTCTTCGTGATGCGCGATGGGATGGTCGAGGCGCACATCCAGATCCAGTACTCGGGTGATCCGGAGCGCTTCGCCTGGTTGATCCCGGTCCCGGTTACGCCGGAGTTTCGCGTCGGATCGCAGCAGATGTTCGTCAACTTGCTGAACGGCAGCGTGCCGACCTTCAGCCTCACCACTCGCTTCGACGGCTGCGGCGGGGGAGGTTTCAGCTCGACCAGCAGTGGGCCTGGATGCGGCTCGAGCGACTCTTCAACGAGCGGTGCCTCGGGTGGTGGCGACGGAGCCTTCGAAGACACGGACGAAGACTCGGAGATCGTGACTCGCAAGGTGAAGGTGGGCGTCTTCGACGTCAGCGTGCTCGAGGGCGCTTCGCCAGACGACGTCGGCACCTGGCTCAGCGACAATGGTTACCTGAACGACGACCAAGCGCCGCCAATCCTTCAGGACTATGCGGAGCGAGACTACGTCTTCGTTGCGGTTAAGTTGCAGTCGGGAGCTGGCGTCTCCGAGATCCATCCGCTGGTCATCACTTACCCTGGCACCGAGCCTTGCGTCCCGCTCAAGCTCACGGCGATTGCCGCCTCCGAAGACATGGATGTGCGCGCTTTCTTCCTAGGAGATCGGCGCGTGGTTCCCACCAACTTCAAGCACGTCGAGTTGAACCAGCTGCAGCTCGACTGGCTTGGCTTTGGAGCTAACTACAAGACCGTAGTCTCGCGAGCCGTGGATAGCCCCGTCGCGAACGGGCGAGCGTTCATCACGGAGTACGCTGGCC
Coding sequences within it:
- a CDS encoding OsmC family protein; the encoded protein is MVDINIDYEGELHCQATHGPSGAIFHTDAPKDNHGKGESFSPTDLVATGLGTCMITVMGIQARSRGYDLQGALIHVKKHMTASAPRRIARLDVSLVIPKEVAEGLDDEQRKHLEHTAHTCPVRLSLLPAIDVPVSFSWG
- a CDS encoding response regulator, which translates into the protein MTCVLIVEDEPTVRRAVARAFRASGWDVTQAETLRSARESVSQRDIPFDCVVLDLELPDGSGLQLAEELRQSDLGVQLVFFSGTDDPELLSAASGMALSVHKSEGIRTLVEHVLELMRPPTRSQAFLVAASEPKRSSGT
- a CDS encoding histidine phosphatase family protein, whose protein sequence is MDILFVRHGESEANAQGIMQGSLDSPLSERGREQAAVLGEWLKARGLEFEAAYCSPLSRAKETAHILCERLLRAPPQVEADLAEISSGDLQGLDAAQIAERFPSFMQRDITTLGDFAEYGGESYDAVQQRARRYLDGLEAAHRNPAETPKDREEVPNPQRILVVAHGGIIFQLVKQLICLPVPQVMILRYGNCSSTLIRMRERRGVYIGEVRWHMPLELIGGETRDPSVRLFR
- a CDS encoding DUF2330 domain-containing protein; translated protein: MTRLGSGKRLLLHAVAWVGVAAGVQLGVPRDAAACGGTFCDNPGPMQPPMPVDQTGENVVFVMRDGMVEAHIQIQYSGDPERFAWLIPVPVTPEFRVGSQQMFVNLLNGSVPTFSLTTRFDGCGGGGFSSTSSGPGCGSSDSSTSGASGGGDGAFEDTDEDSEIVTRKVKVGVFDVSVLEGASPDDVGTWLSDNGYLNDDQAPPILQDYAERDYVFVAVKLQSGAGVSEIHPLVITYPGTEPCVPLKLTAIAASEDMDVRAFFLGDRRVVPTNFKHVELNQLQLDWLGFGANYKTVVSRAVDSPVANGRAFITEYAGPSSVVDSSGILDSRWDSGAFATLTPTQAMQELDKQGLFSCSQAQCASIHPLVEPLLAHYLPIPAGITRDAYYGCVECYSDTFDDWDPQAFADDLEERVIAPAEHAVNVLIDSTYLTRLYTRISPVEMTEDPMFVEREDYNQVSANLTATSRTLCNGDTALYTPDGQQINTGGLVSAPFFPGMPFASRVVEYTDDGTETVLVDNRASIQNQLADYNSQYPFDPSSQPGMNASSSDGGCACRTQPVRTQQGGVLAFALGAFLLRRRQRRQRLRRSA
- a CDS encoding DUF790 family protein, producing the protein MLTADLVRATRRGGELKLSGLGGKARERALEIAEALLSEASAQVGRTRDEVKDAMGQVWVEGREKKLLDGLGKLVDDACDFEVETELEPAELRAKLFSLATELRRELPAGTSFDRAAVLSQVAAELGHTTDRLEGALFADLKGAHVLRRLEALTPIALLERYELAQRQAVLLRAVRVRARVRCRAPADYRRLFHALKFRRLLFRLKPAEEGYVIELEGPFSMFESVTKYGLNLALALPVLEQAEELELEADLRWGKTREPLTFRYQHRADTPASWPVEDELDTFVKSFKKLKSGWQVAPAEVLLEAPGLGVLVPDLCFSPPTGSEPVYFELLGFWSRDAVWKRVELARSGLEAKLLFGVSERLRVSREVLDDLNDAALYVFKGTPNAKAVLKQLEEFL
- a CDS encoding DEAD/DEAH box helicase; the protein is MSGSTTKTARLAFRAGTLELTGFSDEERVIRQWAEWDERSACFRAPGHCYAEIVLALRDAQVELDDQARKYSVLERGAVARREPRPYQREAIQAWNKQLGRGVVVLPTGAGKTQVALMAIDLKKRSALVVAPTLDLVRQWYDQLRLTFGVEVGVIGGGDYEIQPLTVTTYDSAYIHMENIGDRFGMIVFDECHHLPGEAYALSARLCLAPFRLGLTATPERADGRDDLYDELIGPIAYRKEIGELSGNYLADYDTVRLVVELSEAERAEYEAERAIYTGFLRSQGIRMSTPSGWSDFIMRSARSTPGRRAMAAYRRQRELAFAAPAKLEQLERLFLRHRQDRTLIFTQDNASAYEISRRFLIPVITHQTKVKERSEILQRFASGQYGGVVTSKVLNEGVDVPDANVAVVISGSGSVREHVQRLGRILRPKDGKRAVLYEIVSAGTSETFTSERRRDHDAYRGSY